TCGTGCGGAAGCTTCGGCAATAGTTCTTTGAAGTGCAAAGTTTGGCATCTTTTCAGCAGAACCAACACCGTAAATATAGACCTCATCGCTACTTTTTCCAAAAACCCAATTTGGTTTTTCTCCGTGGAGGAGAGTGGAAAAAAAGAGGAGTGAAAGAAATAGATTTTTCATATTAATCTTCCTTAAATTTTGCTCTAACCTGCTTAAGAACTGCTTTGTGAATTTGTGAAATTCTTGATTCTGTAATTTTTAAAATTGCACTAATCTCTTTTAAATTTAACTCTTCAAAATAGTAGAGCTGAATTACAAGTTGCTCTCGCTCTGTTAAGGTCGCAAGAATATCTTTTATCTTATCAATTAAATCGGCACTTTCTAATTTTTCCATCAAGTCATTTTCAGTATCTTCAAAATCAACATGATCTGTAATTGGTAAGACTGTATAAATTTCAGAAGCCCGTCGAGCCTCCCGAACTTTCTCAATGGAAATATCAAGCTCTTTTGCAATGTATTGATTTGATGGTTCGCTATTGTGTTTTGTAATGTAATTATCAACAAGATGATCAATATTTTTTACAAGTTTTCTACCGTTTCTGCTCATAATATCAAGCGAACGAAGATAGTCCAGCATTGAACCATAAACCCGTTTTTTTGCATATCCCCAAAATGAATCGTTTTGAGTTTCGTCGTATCTTCTTGCAAGTTTTACAAGCTCTTCTGTTCCGATTGAAACAAGATCTGAATATTCTATAAAACTAGGCAGTCTCTCTTTTAATCGAAATGCCATTGACTTAACAGCAGGGAGATACTCTATCGCTAATTGATCTTTCTGGTATTTTAATTCACTTTCATAACCCATTTACTTTTGACTCTCTTCTATCTTTTCAAGTTGCGCATCAATTATTGCATCATAATTGAAGTGATTTGGCATAAACTCTTTTTCTGTTTTTTGTAAACTATCTACGATCTTATCAAGTTCTTTTTCAAGAGTGTTTTTTGGAAATTTCTGCTCAACTTTCAAATCAATATTTTTAATGTAAATTGCAAGAAAGAGATTTCCAAAAGAGTAAAAACCTAATGTAATTAAAATTGTATAAGCGACTAATTCATCTGGAGAAGATCCGACAATTGTGCCGTAAAAAAGTCCGACAAAAAAACCGAAAACAGTGATGAAACTCTTTATATTTGCAA
This is a stretch of genomic DNA from Thiovulum sp. ES. It encodes these proteins:
- a CDS encoding RNA polymerase sigma factor, FliA/WhiG family (PFAM: Sigma-70, region 4; Sigma-70 region 2~TIGRFAM: RNA polymerase sigma factor, FliA/WhiG family; RNA polymerase sigma factor, sigma-70 family) — encoded protein: MGYESELKYQKDQLAIEYLPAVKSMAFRLKERLPSFIEYSDLVSIGTEELVKLARRYDETQNDSFWGYAKKRVYGSMLDYLRSLDIMSRNGRKLVKNIDHLVDNYITKHNSEPSNQYIAKELDISIEKVREARRASEIYTVLPITDHVDFEDTENDLMEKLESADLIDKIKDILATLTEREQLVIQLYYFEELNLKEISAILKITESRISQIHKAVLKQVRAKFKED